Within Anaerolineae bacterium, the genomic segment AGGGGCCGGCGCCTGCGTTCCTAGCGGTACCGCTGTATCTACTCGCCTGGGCGATACCCGGCGTAGGGTTGATCCAAGCTACGCTGTTGTATAACGCGCTGGTAACGGCGATCACGGCGCTGCTCTTATGGGGCTGGACGCGGCGGCTGGGCTATGGCCATCCGGTGGGGATGGCTGTGGCGTTGACGTTCGGGCTGGGAACGCTGGCCTGGCCTTATGCCACCCACTACTTCGGTGAGCCGACCTCGGCGTTGTCCCTGGTGGGGGCAGGATACGCGCTGACGCGCTGGCGGGCGTCGCAGAGGCCGAGAGATGCCTTCCTGGCCGGGCTGGCGCTGGCTGGCATGATGGCTACCGTCACCGCTCACGTGCTGCTCATCCCCGTCTTCATCCTCTATGCGTTATGGACGGAAAGCCCTCACCTCACCATCAAAGGGAGGAGCAAGGGCCAAAGAGAGAGGGGGCGCTGGCGATGGCCCGAGGCGCGCTCGGCGGCTGCCTTTCTGGCGCCGTTGGTGGCAATCGCAATCGCTCTGGCCGGATATAACTGGGCGCGCTTTGGCGATCCGCTCCACACGGGCTATCATTTTGACGCCGGTGAAGGGTGGACGACGCCCCTTTGGCAGGGGCTGTGGGGCCTGCTGTTCAGCCCCTATCGTGGACTGATCTGGTATACGCCTCTCAGCCTAGCAGCCGTGCTGGCTTGGCCCTCGTTCTGGCGAGTGCGTCGGGCTGAGGCAGGGTTGATCGCTGGCTTGACTGCGGTCCTAGTAGTCCTGTATAGCCTGTGGTGGATGTGGTGGGGCGGCTTCGCTTGGGGGCCGCGCTTCCTAGTGCCCCTGTGCCCCTTCCTGGCGCTGAGCTTGGCCCCCTGGTGGGCACGGCTCAGCAATGCTCCGCGCCTTTATCCGGCCTCTAGCTGCCCTCTCTCGCCACCAAAAGCGGCTTCTAACGTCGGAGATGGCGCCATGGCCGAAAACGCCTCTTCGTCTTTCATCGCCTTGTTGCCCTATCGCCTTTCGCCTATTCTCAGGATAGCCTTCGTGGCCCTTATCGCACTATCCGTGCTCGTGCAACTGCTGGCCGTCATCGCCAATTACGCTCAATACGAAGTCGAACTGCGCGACATCTATCCTACTGACTGGGACGATCCGCTGCGCTATGGGCCGCCGGCCCTATATAATCCGCTGCACTCGCCCATCCTGGGGCAGATCCGGCTGCTGTGGCGAGATCCGTTGGGCGCTTCCGATTTATTCTGGCTGCGGCCTGATGCCATCGTGTGGCAGGTCCCTGCGGGCGGCGCAGTCGTCCTGGCGTTAGCGGGGTGGCTGCTATGGCGAAGCGGACGAGAGAACGTCACCCCTGGGCGAGCACGGCCAGCCGCTTTGACCTTGGCGTTCCTCCTCTGGGTAGGCTACGCGCTGGCGGAGGCGTCACGCGATCCGCGCTTTGGCCGGCCAGGCGAGGGATATTGGGCCGCTTTAGACGCAATGGAGGCCCGGGCACGACCTGACGATGTGATCGTCACCGTCGCGCCATATCATTATCACGTACCGATGGATCGCTATCGTGGGCGGCTGCCCATCTTCGGGTATGCTCAGGAGGAGCCATTGCATTCAGAGACAGCGCAAGTCCTCTCCCGGCTGTTGGCACAGCCGCGCAACGTATGGCTCATCACGGGCGGCCTGTTACCGGCCGATCCCTCCAACGGTGTTGAGCGCTGGCTAGCCGAACGAGGGTACAAGGCTAGCGATGAGTGGTTCGGCGATTTTCGCTTGGTGCGGTTCCTCTCGCCGGTGGTGGGGATGGCACCGTCGCCAGTGAAGGATGTGACGTTTGGCGATCAGGTCATACTAGCCGGAGCGGCGATGGGCCCAATGACCCTGGCACCGGGCGATGGGCTGCGGGTCGCAGTCGGATGGGTGGCGTTACAGCCGCTGGAGATAGACTACGTGGTGTTCATACAACTGCTGGACGCCAAGGGCCAGTTGCGCGCACAGCACGATTCCCCGCCTGTAGGCGGGTATCGCCCGACGAGGACGTGGGCGCCTGGCGAGCCCATCGAGGACCACCTAGGGGTGGCGTTGCCACCCGATCTGACGCCGGGCGACTATACCGTGATCCTGGGGATGTACGATCCGGTGACCGGCGAACGGCTGCCGGCGAGCACTGGCGGGGACTTCGTGACGCTGGGCCAAGTGACGGTGATACCGTAACGAAGCCTCGCGAGCGCAGAGGAAGAGTCGTCTCTTCAGGCTGTCAACAGCCGATCCACAGCCTCCGTCAATTGCGCCAAATTGCTCACCTCGTGGACGGCATCGCAGAAGGGCAAATACTCGTACATGTCACTGTCGCCGGTGCCCCACAGCACCGGGGGCTCCGGATTAAACCAGATCACCCGCTTGGCGCGGCGGCGGATCGTCTCAAAGGCGTCCAAACGCGGCGGGTTGAAGTTGTTACGGGCATCACCCACTACGATCACAGTGGTGCGATGGTCCACTGCGTCCAGGAACTCCTGGCAGAAATGGTACAAGGAGAAGCCGAGGTCAGTATTGTAGTAGCCGGGTGGCATCCGTTCCAATACCTGTTTGATAGCAACCTCAGGCCGGAACTCGGCAAAATCGTGCGTGATCTCTTCAATATCGTCAATAAAGGCGAAGCTGCGCGCCCGCGCTACCTGGTCCTGCAGCTCATAGACTAGGTGTAGAAGAAACTCGACCACTGGGCGCACGGAAGTGGAGACATCGCAGATGAGGACGAGCTTGGGCTTCAAGTGCCTTCGACGGTGGCGGATCTCCATGGGCACACCGCCGTAACGCAGGTTAGCGCGGATGGTGGCTTTCGGATCCAACAGCCCTATCTTGCCGCGGCGATGGCGCAGAGAGGCCCGGCTGCGCAAGCGCGCCGCTAGCCGCCGTACTTGCTCTCGCAACACCTCCGCCTCGCGCGGGCTGAGCGATTGGAACGGGCGTTGCATGAGGTCGGCGATCTGCACTGGCGGCGGACGCTGCTCAGCCGCCTGCCGGGCGATGGTCGCGCCGACGAATTGGCTCACCTGCTCACTTAAAGCTTCGGCGTTGCCCTGGATCGTCTCTGCCAACTGCTGCAACGTCTCGGGCTCTACCCCCGCTTCGGCCAGCTCGCGAAGCAGCTCCTCAAGCAGCCTGGCCAGCTGATCCATCCCCATCGCCCGCAACATGCGCTGGGTCAGCCATGGCTGTTGATACGGGTGGGTGGCACGCTGTAGCCCCACCTCCTGTCCGATCTGCTCCAGCTCCTCACGGGTGGGCCCCTGGCCGGAGAGCAGCCAGCTCAGCAACTGGGCCAGCCGGCTCATCAGCGCCTGGGAAAGGCGGCTCATCATCTCTTGCAGCTCCTGCTGACGCAGGTCTGAATGCCCGTTTCCGGCGTGTCTGGATTCCAACTGCGCGCGCAGGCTGGCCATCTCGCGCGGATTTAGCCTTTCCCCGCGCAACAGCCGCCGCAATAGGTCGGCCAGCTGTCGTGGCAACGATTCCAGGGCCTGTCTGAGCTGCTCAAGTTGTTCAGAGGTCATCTGCTCCGTGGCCGGCAACATCGGTGGGGCGTCGAGCCCGAAGTAGAGCGGGAACAGCCGCTCGAAGACGGGGATGTCGGCCGGCTCTTTGATGAGGGTAGTGCGCAGCGCCGAACGAAACGCGTCGCGCTCCATCACGCCGATCTCCCTCACAGCCTGAAAGCTATCGGCGGTCTCCGCTACGGAGACCCGGACGCCGGCGGCGCGCAAGCCCACCACGAACTCAACCAGTCTCTCTTCTATACTCACGGCGTAGCCTTCCTAGAATTGCGTTAAGGTTCAACAAATGCAAAGAAAAGGTGAATCGCTTTCCCCTCAAGTATCGGAGAAAGGAGGGCGGAAGCGCGGTCGCCTTCTGGCTCGGTCTTCGTCCGTAAAGGTATCCGCGTCACGGACGGGCATTTCCATGCCTCCTAAGGCTCGACGGGCGCGCTGGACATCGTGCTCATGCTTAAGCAGGACGGACAGGGTGTTATCCAGCGTAGCCTGATCAATATGGTCAGCGTTCAGCATCACCAGCGCCCGCGCCCAATCCAACGTTTCCGAGATGCTGGGATGCTTTTTCAGGTCTAAACGGCGCAGGCGATGTACCAGCTCCACTGCTTGACGAGCGACCTGGGGAGCCAGCTCCGGCACCTTCAAGCGCACGATGTTCAGCTCCGCCTCCAGGCTGGGATAATCTAGGTAGAGGTAGAGGCAGCGTCGCTTCAGCGCCTCGCTCAGCTCGCGCGTGTTGTTAGAGGTGAGCACCACCAATGGCATATGCGTCGCCTGTAAGGTGCCCAACTCGGGCACGCTCACCTGAAAATCGCTCAATACCTCAAGCAGGAAGGCCTCGAACTCGGCGTCGGCGCGGTCAATCTCGTCAATTAGCAGGACCACCGGATGGGGCGAGCGGATCGCCCGCAGTAAGGGGCGGGGAAGCAGGAAACGCTCGGAGAAGAAGACGTCTTCCTCTTGCGCCAGGCGGTCGGCGGCCTCTGCCAGGCTATGGGCGTTGGCCAGGATGTCGTTCAGTTTGTCACGAAGTAATTGGGTATACAGGAGTTGTTTAGCGTATTCCCATTCGTAGAGGGCTTTGGTTTCATCGAGCCCTTCATAACATTGCAGGCGGATCAACTCACGACCGGTGGCGGCGGCCCATGCCTTGCCCAGTTCGGTCTTGCCAACGCCTGCAGGGCCCTCAGCTAGGACT encodes:
- a CDS encoding VWA domain-containing protein, with translation MSIEERLVEFVVGLRAAGVRVSVAETADSFQAVREIGVMERDAFRSALRTTLIKEPADIPVFERLFPLYFGLDAPPMLPATEQMTSEQLEQLRQALESLPRQLADLLRRLLRGERLNPREMASLRAQLESRHAGNGHSDLRQQELQEMMSRLSQALMSRLAQLLSWLLSGQGPTREELEQIGQEVGLQRATHPYQQPWLTQRMLRAMGMDQLARLLEELLRELAEAGVEPETLQQLAETIQGNAEALSEQVSQFVGATIARQAAEQRPPPVQIADLMQRPFQSLSPREAEVLREQVRRLAARLRSRASLRHRRGKIGLLDPKATIRANLRYGGVPMEIRHRRRHLKPKLVLICDVSTSVRPVVEFLLHLVYELQDQVARARSFAFIDDIEEITHDFAEFRPEVAIKQVLERMPPGYYNTDLGFSLYHFCQEFLDAVDHRTTVIVVGDARNNFNPPRLDAFETIRRRAKRVIWFNPEPPVLWGTGDSDMYEYLPFCDAVHEVSNLAQLTEAVDRLLTA
- a CDS encoding MoxR family ATPase is translated as MFQSKDEVRRALAEQRYIATDEIATALFLAERLNKPVLAEGPAGVGKTELGKAWAAATGRELIRLQCYEGLDETKALYEWEYAKQLLYTQLLRDKLNDILANAHSLAEAADRLAQEEDVFFSERFLLPRPLLRAIRSPHPVVLLIDEIDRADAEFEAFLLEVLSDFQVSVPELGTLQATHMPLVVLTSNNTRELSEALKRRCLYLYLDYPSLEAELNIVRLKVPELAPQVARQAVELVHRLRRLDLKKHPSISETLDWARALVMLNADHIDQATLDNTLSVLLKHEHDVQRARRALGGMEMPVRDADTFTDEDRARRRPRFRPPFSDT